In a single window of the Danio aesculapii chromosome 20, fDanAes4.1, whole genome shotgun sequence genome:
- the LOC130247424 gene encoding LOW QUALITY PROTEIN: G-protein coupled receptor 6 (The sequence of the model RefSeq protein was modified relative to this genomic sequence to represent the inferred CDS: inserted 6 bases in 4 codons) codes for AIVVAIIFYTPTLRNPMFVLIGSLATADLLAGMGLILTSCSSIWCPPETISLITVGFLVXPFTASISSLLAITVDRYLSLYNALTYFSEKTLHYVHLMLVGTWGASLCLGLLPVLGWNCLDDASTCSIVRPLTXSNLTLLATSFFIIFILMLSLYFKICKIVVXHAHQIALQQHFFTTSHYVATKKGVSTLAIILGTFGASWLPFAIYCLVGEREYPPVYTYATLLPATYNSMINPXIYAYRNTEIQRSIHMLFCGCFQSNGSYRSRSPSEV; via the exons GCCATCGTGGTGGCCATCATCTTCTACACGCCCACGTTACGCAACCCCATGTTTGTGCTGATCGGCAGTCTGGCCACCGCAGACCTTCTTGCCGGCATGGGATTAATCCTGACTTCGTGTTCCAGTATCTGGTGTCCTCCTGAAACCATCAGTCTGATTACTGTGGGATTCCTAGT CCCGTTTACGGCGTCCATCAGCAGCCTGTTGGCGATCACCGTCGACCGCTACCTGTCGCTCTATAATGCCCTCACATACTTCTCCGAGAAAACTCTGCATTATGTGCATCTGATGCTGGTGGGCACGTGGGGTGCGTCTCTGTGTTTGGGACTTCTGCCTGTTTTGGGCTGGAACTGTTTAGACGATGCGTCCACATGCAGTATTGTGCGTCCGCTAAC CAGCAACCTCACACTCCTCGCTACGTccttcttcatcatcttcatcctcatGTTAAGCCTTTATTTTAAGATCTGCAAGATTGTGG ACCACGCGCATCAGATTGCAttgcagcagcatttttttaCTACTTCACATTACGTGGCCACTAAAAAAGGCGTCTCGACGCTGGCCATCATTCTGGGGACATTCGGCGCCAGCTGGCTGCCCTTCGCTATTTACTGTTTAGTTGGAGAGCGCGAGTATCCGCCGGTGTACACATACGCTACGCTGCTGCCCGCTACATACAACTCCATGATCAACC TCATCTACGCCTACAGAAATACGGAGATCCAGCGCTCCATACACATGCTGTTCTGCGGATGCTTTCAGAGCAACGGCTCGTACCGCTCCAGATCGCCCAGCGAGGTCTAG